A region of the Phaseolus vulgaris cultivar G19833 chromosome 11, P. vulgaris v2.0, whole genome shotgun sequence genome:
ACTGTCATCCATACTGATTAGGAGACGAGCTTTTAAGGAACAAGATCCACATGGAAGAATTACTGAACCTGGTAAAGTATCAAGATTGAGTATAGATATCCCACTTCCTTCCCTCACTAAGGAATATCCCATTTTCTTCAATTCCAATGAGTCTACAGAGAAGTAATCACCACATCGGCATTGATAGAACAGTTCCAATGCTTCTCCAGCATCTTCAACCATCATATCATCTAAGCTCAAATCTTCTGCAACTTCGGCAACTTCGGCGGCCAAGAAATCCTGCCTTGTTCTTCGCAGCTCGTTATTATAAAGCGAGCGGGAGCTTGAATCACTCAGAATTTCCCAGGCCTTCTGTACTCTGAGGAATCTCTCTCCATCTATTTGATTAGTGCTAGATGTCTCTGACGTCTTCAATAGCTTATCAGGATGGAAGCTGAGTACAGCACTGCGATAACTGGCACGAATTTCTTCATAATTTGCATCTTCTTTGACATTGAGAACCTCATAATGGGTTTCCTGAATCGCATTGTTGTCCAGAAGCATTTTTTGATGTTGCTTGAGCTCAAACCACTGACAGTGAAAGGTTGTCTGCGTTCAACAGATAAACATCAGAGACAAGCAAATAGTCATAGTAATATCACAGAACGTACAaatctaattaaatataatacttAAAAGTCTTAAACCATACATATATCACAAACTCTCTTGCTTGGAACCAATATATGGAATCCAATTGAATCAGTGTTTGAAGTGTATTTTAAACCAACGCTATTTCAAACTCCATTGCAGTTCTCAAAACATAGTATGCTCTAATTTGCACAAATTTCTTACAATGCACTTATAAGAGaagaatttattaaaataatgcaTTGAGCTTTTCTATAAGCTAAAATCAATTCAGGAAAAGTTATACATGTCTGCACAACATCTTCGCACCATCCTGCAATAAAGAAATCTTATATTGCAATTTGGAAGTTATATATGTCCACGGCTTTCTTTGTCCATGGCTTCCTCAGTAATGCATGCAGCTGAGGAAGAATCTGTTCCTGTAGACGGAAGAACAGAATTGATGGATATTATAGAAGATGATGCTAATCCAGGATGGTCAGGATTTCCTGGAGTAGGCATTACAGGATGCACAGGAAAAGACATGGCAGTGGGCATCCATGAAGTAGTTGGACGATAATTAGGATCCCAATAACACAATACAAAGTCCAGAAGCAAAAATATCAAATCAAGTATATATCCCAAGCGATACAATATTAAGTGGAGGAACACAAAATCAATCAAACATATATGCGTGGCATTACAGAAATACAAATTTCCAAGAACACAGAACCAATCAATCCACATATGATGAAATTAAAAGAATCAACAGAGAGTGTTATGTTGAAGGGGAAATCTTCTTCACACAGAGACGGTAAACGCAAACGAAAAGGGATTTGTTGGTTACGATTCCCCgttataagaaaaacaaaagcaaCGTTACACAAAACTTGAACGACACCGTTGGAGAagtaaacaaataataaatggGAGTACGTACC
Encoded here:
- the LOC137832361 gene encoding uncharacterized protein, which translates into the protein MEEKVLREWKLQKKERKKGHKSQIEHLRFRTTFHCQWFELKQHQKMLLDNNAIQETHYEVLNVKEDANYEEIRASYRSAVLSFHPDKLLKTSETSSTNQIDGERFLRVQKAWEILSDSSSRSLYNNELRRTRQDFLAAEVAEVAEDLSLDDMMVEDAGEALELFYQCRCGDYFSVDSLELKKMGYSLVREGSGISILNLDTLPGSVILPCGSCSLKARLLISMDDS